In the Deltaproteobacteria bacterium genome, CGAGCATGACCTCCAGGAAAGCCCGATTGATCATCTCCATCTCGACCGTGAACTCGCCGTAGGAGGCATCCTGAAGCGCTCCGCCGATGATGGCCGCCTCGGAGGCGATGTGCGCGGGTGGCGTCAGGTCAAAGGTCAGGTTGGTGAACGGACTTTGCCCGCCCCAACGCGAGGTCGTGTTCAGATTGAACACGAATTTTTGCATGGCCTGTTTGACCTCGTCGTAGCTCAAGCCATCGTGACGAACAAAGGGAGCCAGGTACGTATCCACATTGTTGAACGCCTGAGCCCCGGCCCATTCATTCTGCAACGTCCCCAAGAAATTAACCATCTGTCCCATGGCCGCATCGAAATGGCGTGGCGGCCCCGACGAGCAGCGCCCCTCCAGGTTAAACCCCTCCAGGAGTAGATCACGCAGGGACCACCCCGCGCAGTAACCGGCCAAGCCAAAGGACAAATCATGGATATGAAAATAACCATGCTCGTGGGCCTGGCGGATTTCCTCGGGGTATTTTTCCAGGGAATAGCGGGCCTGGACCGAGCCAGACAAATGCAACATGAGCCCCTGGAAGGAGTGGGCCATGTTGGCATTTTCACTGACCCTCCAGTCGGACTTGTTCAGATAGCTGTCGATGGTCTCGGTCACGTCCAAAAACGTCTCGGTCTGGCTGCGAATCTGGCGGCGCTTCTCGCGATACACAATGTACCGCCGGGCCACATGGTACAACCGGGACTCCATGAGCACCTGTTCCACCATGTCCTGGACCATCTCCTGCTCGGGACTGGGCATGTTTTCGAGCTTGTGCTCGACCTTGCCGGCCAAACGCTTGGCCAACAGGGGGTCCTTGATACCGCTGGCGTTGAGGGACTTCAAAATAGCCAAGGTGATGCGGTCCAAGGACCACGTTTCGACTCGGCCATCACGTTTCACAATATGCTGGGGCATGTACTCTCCAATAGGGTCGGGCGGATGGGGTCCATCATTTTTCAGAACGAGGCGGCACGAAATCCTGGAACACAAAGGGCTGACCGTCTGGGACCTGTTTCCGGGTCGATTCCAACTCCTTGTCCGTCAACAACGGCACCTTGGTGCAGCGAAAAAGGACTTGGCCGGGAAATTCCCGCGCCAGATCGAAAACGCGCTCCAGGCAACGCTTGGCGTCACTGGCGGACAGAGCCTGACCGGTCAGTTCCGGGTACAACTCCCACGGCCCCTTGACGTCCACGGCCACGGTCCGCGCCAGACCGGAGCGCAGCAGACGATCCAGCATATCCGGGTCCGAGCCGTTGGAATCGACCTTGATGGGCAAGCCCACCGTGGCCAGATCGGCCACGAGATCGACAAGCCCTGGAAGATGGGTCGGCTCTCCGCCGGACACGGTGATGCCGTCCAGCCAACGGACGCGGCGATGCAAATCGTCCACGATGGTGTTCCGGTCCAGGGCCGGCAAATCATGCCAATGCCAGGCCAAGGACGCGTTGTGACAGGTCGGGCAACGCAAATTGCAGCCAGCCGTGAACAGCACGCACGTGATCTTGCCGGGCCAGTCGCATAAGCTCACCGGCACCACGCCACGGACGCGCTCCCAGACGGAAGTCGTGTCAGCCATGAATGTCTCGAAATGATGGTTGCAAAATCCCAACACCCTGCATCCGCGTGCAGAGGGTTACGAGAAATGCTTCAGGCAGGTTTTCTGACTTCCCCGACCGCGCATCGCCTTCCCACCTTGCGGCAGTGGCCCATGATACGCGGCGCTCGCGGAGTTACAGCGGCGGGACCGTCCCGGATTCGCACCGGGTTCCCTCGTGGCGATTATCGCACCTGAAGTAGTTGAGCAGAACGAGGATCCGTGTACGGCACTCCACGGAAAAGTGGCAATCAAAACTTTTCCACATCGGCCTGTGGACGCATGTTCCCAAACCCCGCGAGGCGCTTCAGCCATGAGCCAGCGACGTATTATGCCTCAAAAAAGAACATCCAGCCACGGGCAGGGCCAGGGCAAAAAACACCCCCAGACTCAAAAACACGACCGCGAATCCATGACTGTCGGCGATCCTCCCGACCAGGGGGCCGGTGAGCACGAAACCCAACCGAAACACCAAGCTGTGCAGGGACAGAATACTGGCCCGATTGCGCCGCTGGCTGGCCTGCTGGAGCAAGGCCCGCATGACCGGCCCCTGCAGCCCCCGCATGGCGGTCAACAGATAATAAAAGACAAAGCTGGCCACGGCCGAGGTCAACCCCAGCCCCAAATATGCGCCGACAATGAGCACTCCAAACATGACCGAGAGCTTGCGCAGCCCCAGTTTATGCTGAACGCGGTGGCTCCAGGCCGAAGCCGCGGCCACGACAAGATTCGCCCCGGCCCAGGCCGGCCCAAACCATGCCAGGGGAACGCCGCACTCGCGCATGAACGGCTGCACCAGCCAAACCATGTAAAACGAGGCCAGCCCCAACAACATTCCGAACACAATGGTCGATCGGATGGCCGGATTCTCGATCAGGGCGTGACGGCACACCCCCAGGGCCTCCGCCAAATGGGACGAAATCCGAGGCCCATGATCGACCCGGGGTTCGTCCAGGGTCAGGCACAACAACAAGGCGGCCACCCAAACCAGAATCTGCGCCACAAAGGGCGCGCTGGGCGAAGCCGCGTACATGAAACCCGCGAACATGGCGCCAGCGGCCTCGCCGACCTGGGCCCACCCCGCCATCCGGCCATCGCATCGGGCGTACAGGTCCACGCGGTTGGCCGCGCGCAGAATTTCAAAGAGCAATGCCGTGTCCGAACCGCTGATAAAGGAATAGCTCACTCCCAGCAGTAATTCCGCGCCCAGCACCTCCCAAAAGGACGCGGCCACGATGTACCACCCCCACCCCGCCATGGCGAACACGCACGCCACGATCAGGGCGATCTTGTAACCAAGGCGATCGCTGATATACCCCGAAGGGTACTCCATGGCCACGCTGGCCACGGAAAAAAAAACCTGGATCGTCAAAATCTCGGTCAGGGACAAGCCGATCTGATCCTTCCAAAACAGGGTGATGATGGCCATGGGGAAAAGCATCATCTTCAACGCCGCGAAGAGATTGAGCACGACAAGGGTTTTCCGCAAGGAAGGGGTCGGAATCATGACGTCATCGATAGTCCGCGCCGAGCAAAAGAAAAAGGCCGGAAAGCCGGCCTTTTTCTGGATACAAGCAACGTCGGGTCCTTACTTGTTCAGCTTCACTTCCTGGGGAAAGATCGGCAGATACCGATAGGACAGGCTCATGACAAAAAAGCCATAGGCCACGATCATGAGCGAGGTCGACCATTCCGCCCAGTTGGGAACATACGTGGTCCAACGGTCAAAGGGCATGACCGGAACGGCCAGGGCCTGTACCGTGAAGACGAAACGGTTGATGGTCACGCCCACCGCGGCCAGGATAGCGGCGGTGTACAGCAGGGCGGGTTTGTTCCGGACAGCGGGGATGATGAGCATCACGGCCGGAATCAGGCCGCCAAGAACCAGCTCGCCCCACAACCAGATGGTGCCGTAGCCGTACTCGCTGTTGTACATTTGGTCGAAGGTCAGGCCCATGCCCGGCAAAATCCCCTTGGCCCAGGCGTAGGTGTCGATGATCTTGAAGAACATGTAGAAGCACAGCAGCAGGCCGGAAATCTTGCCCATCAGCTTCTTGGTTTCATAGCTGACCAGCTTCCGACCGGTGATGGTCTCCATCAACGTGGCGCACAGCATGGTGAAGCCGGGTCCGGAAGCAATGGCCGAGGCGATGAACAGGAAAAACGTCCACGGCCAGATGAAAAAGCCTTCGCGGAACACGAACGGACGACCGAAGAGCACGCCATACATGCCACCCAGGGAGCCCTGGTGGAAGAAGGACAAGAAGGTTCCGATGCCGGCGAAAAGCGGCATATAGACATGGAAATTGTGCGCCAGGTGATGGCAGAAACGATTTTCGTTGATCTTGCGGTTTTCCAGGATCAGCGGAACGTATTCAATGACCAGCACCGTGCAGTAACAGGTGATGCAAAAAATGACTTCCGTCAGCATGGAGTGAACATTGGGGTGCCAATACCCAAACCAAGCCCGCAGCGGCTGACCAATATCCAGCACCAGGACAAGCATGGCGCCGGAATAACACAGAAAGCCGACGATCACCGCGAGATTGATGATATTCTTCAGTTCGTCGACCCGAATGATGTAGCGCAGGAATCCGGAAAAAAAGGCCCCGGCGCCCAGGGCGATAACCGCCAGGTCAAAGGTGATCCACAAACCGAAACCAAAGTAGTTGTCCAAACCAGTCACGCCGATGCCCGTCCCCAGAACCTTGAACGCGCCGTATCCACCCCAGGCGAGGAAGATGCTGATCACGCCCAACCAGGCCAGGAACTTCCCAACAGAACAACGTTCCACCCCTTCGGGCCAGTACGCTCTATCAGACATGTTCGCCCCCCTTGGCATTCTCTAGGTAGTTGTCCCCAAGCTCCCGCACCCATTGCCGCTTGGAGTAGTAATACACCTGCGGTTCGGTACCGAGTTTTTCCAGCAGGCGGAAGGCGTACTTGGACGCGGCCAGCTTGCTGACTTCATGCTCGGGATTGTTCAGATTGCCGAACTTCATGGCGCCGGTCGGGCAGATCTCGACGCAGGCCGGAATGTACGCGCCTTCCGGCAGATTCGTTGGATCCTCGCCATTCATGCGGGCCTGTTCCTTGGCCGCCATGAACCGGTGATGGCAGAAGGTGCATTTTTCGACCACGCCGCGCGGCCGGGTCGAGACATAGGGCGTCAGTGTCTTTTCCATGCCTTCCGGCCAGACCGGATCGAGCCAGTTGAAATAGCGGGCATGGTAGGGACAGGCCGCCATGCAGTACCGACAGCCGATGCAACGCGGGTAAACCTGACTGACAATACCGCCCTCCTCGTCCTTCAGGGTCGCCACGACCGGACAGACCGTGGAACAGGACGGCTTGCCGCACTGCATGCACGGGCGAGGGAGATAGGCCACCTCGTGCTCGGGAAAGGGCTTCCCATTGGAAAGCTCGTATATGTTCATCCAGTCGGTGGTCCGCAGCTTGTTGGACGCATCGACTTCCGGGGGCAGGTTGTTCTCCGCCTTGCAGGCCACGGCGCAGGCGCCGCAGCCGGTGCACTTGTCAAGGTCAATGACCATGCCCCATTTTACCTTGAATTCTTTTGCTTGCATTGTAGATATCCTCTTGTTTTCTCCAGGTGGTCAAGAACCGCTACGCCTTGCTGACTGTGACCCGCGTCGTGCCCACCCGGGAAATTCCGGAAGAGTCGACCTTGGCGGTCAACAATTTGCAGACGTTGTCTCCCTTGCCTCTGGAAAAATCATCCCACGCGGTGTGGCCAAATCCCAAGGGCGCCACCACGGTATCGTTCATCACGCCCTCGAAGACGCGCACGCGGGCCTTGCATTCGCCGGCGGCGGAGGCCAACTTGACCAGATCGTC is a window encoding:
- a CDS encoding anaerobic ribonucleoside-triphosphate reductase activating protein, which codes for MADTTSVWERVRGVVPVSLCDWPGKITCVLFTAGCNLRCPTCHNASLAWHWHDLPALDRNTIVDDLHRRVRWLDGITVSGGEPTHLPGLVDLVADLATVGLPIKVDSNGSDPDMLDRLLRSGLARTVAVDVKGPWELYPELTGQALSASDAKRCLERVFDLAREFPGQVLFRCTKVPLLTDKELESTRKQVPDGQPFVFQDFVPPRSEK
- a CDS encoding MFS transporter codes for the protein MIPTPSLRKTLVVLNLFAALKMMLFPMAIITLFWKDQIGLSLTEILTIQVFFSVASVAMEYPSGYISDRLGYKIALIVACVFAMAGWGWYIVAASFWEVLGAELLLGVSYSFISGSDTALLFEILRAANRVDLYARCDGRMAGWAQVGEAAGAMFAGFMYAASPSAPFVAQILVWVAALLLCLTLDEPRVDHGPRISSHLAEALGVCRHALIENPAIRSTIVFGMLLGLASFYMVWLVQPFMRECGVPLAWFGPAWAGANLVVAAASAWSHRVQHKLGLRKLSVMFGVLIVGAYLGLGLTSAVASFVFYYLLTAMRGLQGPVMRALLQQASQRRNRASILSLHSLVFRLGFVLTGPLVGRIADSHGFAVVFLSLGVFFALALPVAGCSFLRHNTSLAHG
- a CDS encoding molybdopterin oxidoreductase translates to MSDRAYWPEGVERCSVGKFLAWLGVISIFLAWGGYGAFKVLGTGIGVTGLDNYFGFGLWITFDLAVIALGAGAFFSGFLRYIIRVDELKNIINLAVIVGFLCYSGAMLVLVLDIGQPLRAWFGYWHPNVHSMLTEVIFCITCYCTVLVIEYVPLILENRKINENRFCHHLAHNFHVYMPLFAGIGTFLSFFHQGSLGGMYGVLFGRPFVFREGFFIWPWTFFLFIASAIASGPGFTMLCATLMETITGRKLVSYETKKLMGKISGLLLCFYMFFKIIDTYAWAKGILPGMGLTFDQMYNSEYGYGTIWLWGELVLGGLIPAVMLIIPAVRNKPALLYTAAILAAVGVTINRFVFTVQALAVPVMPFDRWTTYVPNWAEWSTSLMIVAYGFFVMSLSYRYLPIFPQEVKLNK
- a CDS encoding 4Fe-4S dicluster domain-containing protein, coding for MQAKEFKVKWGMVIDLDKCTGCGACAVACKAENNLPPEVDASNKLRTTDWMNIYELSNGKPFPEHEVAYLPRPCMQCGKPSCSTVCPVVATLKDEEGGIVSQVYPRCIGCRYCMAACPYHARYFNWLDPVWPEGMEKTLTPYVSTRPRGVVEKCTFCHHRFMAAKEQARMNGEDPTNLPEGAYIPACVEICPTGAMKFGNLNNPEHEVSKLAASKYAFRLLEKLGTEPQVYYYSKRQWVRELGDNYLENAKGGEHV